A genomic window from Fibrobacter sp. includes:
- a CDS encoding CotH kinase family protein, whose protein sequence is MKFFGYSALLLGTLLVACSGTTEPEEKVVVDENGNEINASALDEILVTDWVAEALKDDGPTKKVLPGVGLPAAGFYKSLEIPVPTPTVEGGVIRCTFDGTEPTLASEPLTEPKTVESSTVIRCTEFVADTAAAKSTETYLIDESVAMPVVAVTVPDWYYKEILKADPCKPDPCSEAKFWLDTAVAAHVEYFPNGSSSVSKGFEIDAEASIMGGYSRNQKKKSVSINMKKKLQKGHFRYPLFETREYQKKFKGFILRNNGNRFVSDYLEDAMGTSLLEGTQVDYQRSRQVVVFYNGHYYGIHDMREKLNEHFVETNYGIDAEAVDFIKHTNKTIDVSGGSSDDYIDLLNFISTNDLTGENNEAYKKIKSRMNMQSLMEYLAAQIYYHNGDWPDNNLRAWRSGTQKWKFVAFDLDHGFDWEWSVKGFSQSTNMFTWLKTGGITTGSCYKNADPLCFHNVYVKLIENPEFKRAFINRASIIYSAYVNSEKVTEAVDRMAATIPKTESTRDMEKFDRDELYYKNSCGKGFSVTGSCLKEWASERDPKVRAEFKKEFGLSDDVTVGFSWAGNGKILLDGNPLPENNYVGTFFGGNLMELTAYGEGKFLGWEDGSTENPRMIMPVSGTVYTAVFE, encoded by the coding sequence ATGAAATTTTTTGGTTATTCTGCTTTGCTCTTGGGCACCTTGTTGGTGGCTTGTTCTGGAACAACCGAGCCGGAAGAAAAAGTAGTTGTTGATGAAAACGGTAATGAAATCAATGCATCTGCTCTTGATGAAATTCTGGTGACGGATTGGGTTGCGGAAGCCTTGAAAGACGACGGCCCTACTAAAAAGGTCTTGCCTGGTGTAGGTCTGCCCGCAGCTGGTTTCTACAAGTCTCTCGAAATACCCGTTCCTACGCCGACAGTAGAAGGTGGTGTCATCCGTTGTACGTTTGACGGTACTGAACCGACCTTGGCATCGGAACCGTTGACTGAACCTAAGACGGTCGAGTCTTCCACCGTAATTCGCTGCACGGAATTCGTTGCTGATACTGCTGCTGCCAAATCCACAGAAACATATCTCATTGATGAGTCTGTGGCTATGCCTGTGGTTGCCGTGACTGTGCCTGATTGGTATTACAAGGAAATTCTCAAGGCTGACCCCTGCAAACCGGATCCTTGCTCTGAAGCAAAGTTCTGGCTGGATACCGCCGTGGCTGCCCACGTGGAATATTTCCCTAACGGAAGTTCTTCTGTTTCCAAGGGTTTTGAAATTGATGCGGAAGCTTCCATTATGGGTGGCTATAGCCGCAATCAGAAGAAGAAGTCTGTTTCCATCAATATGAAGAAAAAGCTCCAAAAGGGCCATTTCAGATATCCGCTTTTTGAAACCCGTGAATATCAGAAAAAGTTCAAGGGCTTTATCCTTCGTAACAACGGAAACCGCTTCGTCAGTGACTATCTGGAAGACGCTATGGGCACAAGCCTTCTTGAAGGAACCCAGGTGGACTACCAGCGCTCCCGTCAGGTAGTGGTTTTCTATAATGGCCATTATTACGGTATCCATGATATGCGTGAAAAGTTGAACGAACATTTCGTGGAAACCAACTACGGTATCGATGCCGAGGCCGTGGACTTTATCAAGCATACTAACAAAACCATCGATGTTAGCGGTGGATCTTCGGATGACTACATCGATCTTTTGAACTTCATCTCGACCAACGACTTGACGGGTGAAAATAATGAAGCCTATAAGAAGATCAAGTCTCGCATGAATATGCAGAGCTTGATGGAATACCTGGCTGCCCAGATTTACTATCATAACGGTGACTGGCCTGACAATAACCTTCGTGCCTGGCGCTCTGGTACCCAGAAGTGGAAGTTTGTTGCTTTTGACCTGGACCACGGCTTTGACTGGGAATGGAGTGTGAAGGGTTTCTCCCAGAGCACTAACATGTTTACATGGCTGAAGACTGGTGGCATTACCACCGGATCTTGCTACAAGAATGCTGACCCTCTCTGCTTCCACAATGTTTATGTGAAGTTGATTGAAAATCCGGAATTCAAGAGGGCTTTCATCAACCGAGCATCCATCATTTACTCCGCATACGTGAATTCCGAGAAGGTTACAGAAGCTGTGGACCGTATGGCCGCTACTATTCCGAAGACAGAATCTACAAGGGATATGGAAAAGTTTGACCGTGATGAACTTTACTACAAGAATTCCTGTGGCAAGGGCTTCTCCGTTACTGGAAGTTGCCTTAAGGAATGGGCTTCGGAAAGAGATCCGAAGGTCCGTGCTGAATTTAAAAAGGAATTTGGCTTAAGCGACGACGTTACGGTTGGCTTCTCCTGGGCTGGCAATGGCAAGATTCTTTTGGATGGTAATCCTCTTCCGGAAAATAACTATGTCGGTACATTCTTTGGTGGAAACCTCATGGAGCTGACTGCTTACGGTGAAGGTAAGTTCCTTGGCTGGGAAGATGGTTCTACCGAAAATCCGCGAATGATCATGCCAGTAAGCGGAACCGTTTATACTGCAGTTTTTGAATGA